The Kiloniellales bacterium genome includes a region encoding these proteins:
- a CDS encoding mandelate racemase/muconate lactonizing enzyme family protein, producing the protein MKISKISAFQVDLPLHEGSYAWSGGKSVDVFDSTVVRIETDAGITGHGEICPLGPVYLPSYAAGARAGIAELGPDLIGQDPRELDALNRRMDALLKGHPYVKSAIDMACWDVLGQATALPAVTLLGGRDGDEILLYRAISQESPDAMAAKVAEYRAEGYTRFQLKVGGDPDVDIERIRAVSEKLEAGDVLIADANTGWLPHQALRVIRAVRDLDVYIEQPCLSYEECLTVRQHTDHPFVLDESMDGIEMLLRGHADRAMDVVNIKISKLGGLTRARQARDLCVTLGIALTIEDCWGGDIVTAAIAHLAHSTPAGFRFTATDFNSYVTKSIAEGAPQRCNGQMAASQAPGLGVAPYEDVLGKAVLEIGGV; encoded by the coding sequence ATGAAGATATCCAAGATCAGCGCGTTTCAGGTCGATCTGCCGCTCCACGAAGGCAGCTACGCCTGGTCGGGCGGAAAGTCGGTCGACGTCTTCGATTCCACCGTTGTGAGGATCGAGACCGACGCCGGCATCACCGGGCACGGCGAGATCTGCCCCCTCGGCCCCGTCTACCTGCCCTCCTACGCCGCCGGCGCCCGGGCCGGCATCGCCGAACTGGGCCCGGACCTGATCGGCCAGGACCCCCGCGAACTGGACGCGCTCAACCGGCGCATGGACGCCCTGCTCAAGGGCCACCCCTACGTCAAGTCGGCGATCGACATGGCCTGCTGGGATGTTCTCGGCCAGGCCACGGCGCTGCCCGCGGTCACGCTGCTGGGCGGCCGCGACGGCGACGAGATCCTGCTCTACCGCGCCATCTCCCAGGAGAGCCCGGACGCGATGGCCGCAAAGGTGGCGGAATACCGGGCCGAGGGCTACACCCGCTTTCAGCTTAAGGTCGGCGGCGACCCCGACGTCGACATCGAGCGCATCCGGGCCGTATCCGAGAAGCTCGAGGCCGGCGACGTGCTGATCGCGGACGCCAACACCGGCTGGCTGCCGCACCAGGCGCTCAGGGTGATCCGCGCCGTGCGCGATCTCGATGTCTACATCGAGCAGCCCTGCCTGAGCTACGAGGAGTGCCTGACGGTCCGCCAGCACACGGACCATCCCTTCGTGCTCGACGAGTCGATGGACGGGATCGAGATGCTGCTGCGCGGCCACGCCGACCGGGCGATGGATGTGGTCAACATCAAGATCAGCAAGCTGGGCGGCCTGACCCGCGCCCGGCAGGCGCGCGACCTCTGCGTGACCCTCGGCATCGCGCTGACCATCGAGGACTGCTGGGGCGGCGACATCGTGACCGCCGCCATTGCCCACCTGGCGCACAGCACGCCGGCCGGCTTCCGCTTCACAGCGACCGATTTCAACAGCTACGTCACCAAGTCGATCGCCGAAGGGGCGCCGCAGCGCTGCAACGGCCAAATGGCGGCATCGCAGGCGCCCGGCCTGGGCGTTGCACCTTACGAAGACGTTCTCGGCAAGGCGGTCTTGGAGATAGGAGGAGTCTAG
- a CDS encoding SDR family NAD(P)-dependent oxidoreductase, with translation MASGSPRSILITGSSSGIGAACARRLAGPGTGILVHARKNREGCERVAADLRQRGAEVEIAMGDLAEPGTGDALVGRAVEAFGPLDVLVANAGFPVMKAYREVERPELDYAFAAIMGGFFDMTKRAVEAMNEDGRVVAISTLNAHVFRTGFPVYPASGAAKAGLETLVKTLAIELAQRRITVNCVAPGLITKEANKGEGYAPEERAQLLAQVPLGRMGEPDEIAALVAFLAGPEAGYMTGQVIHVDGGMAQ, from the coding sequence ATGGCGAGCGGGTCTCCGCGATCGATCCTGATCACCGGCTCCAGCAGCGGCATCGGCGCGGCCTGCGCCCGCCGCCTCGCGGGGCCTGGCACCGGCATTCTGGTCCATGCCCGCAAGAACCGCGAAGGCTGCGAGCGGGTGGCCGCCGACCTGCGCCAGCGGGGCGCCGAGGTCGAGATCGCCATGGGCGACTTGGCGGAGCCGGGCACCGGAGACGCGCTGGTCGGCCGGGCGGTCGAGGCCTTCGGCCCGCTCGACGTCCTGGTCGCCAACGCCGGCTTTCCGGTCATGAAGGCCTACCGGGAGGTCGAGCGGCCAGAGCTCGACTACGCCTTCGCCGCGATCATGGGCGGATTCTTCGACATGACGAAGCGGGCCGTCGAGGCAATGAACGAGGACGGCCGCGTCGTCGCCATAAGCACGCTCAACGCCCACGTCTTCCGCACGGGTTTTCCGGTCTATCCGGCCTCCGGCGCGGCCAAGGCCGGGCTCGAGACTCTGGTCAAGACCCTGGCGATCGAGCTGGCGCAGCGTCGCATCACGGTCAACTGTGTCGCGCCGGGCCTGATCACCAAGGAGGCCAACAAGGGCGAAGGCTACGCGCCCGAGGAGCGGGCCCAGCTGCTCGCCCAGGTGCCGCTCGGCCGCATGGGAGAGCCGGACGAGATCGCCGCCCTGGTCGCCTTTCTGGCCGGTCCCGAGGCCGGCTACATGACGGGCCAGGT